GAGGCCACCGGCTGGGGACTCGTCCCGCCGACGGTGCTGCGCGACGGGCCCTACGGCGAGGGTATGTGCCAGCTGTGGATCGACGTCCAGGCCGAGACGGAGCTGCTCGCCCTGGTCGAGGGCGAGGAACCGGAGCCGGGCTGGAAGGCGATCGGCCTGGCCGAGGTCGGTGAGGGCCGCACCGCGCTCCTCGTGCACGCCGACGACGAGCGGCTGCGCCGGCTCGCCGTCCTCGACGCGGTGATCAACAACGCCGACCGCAAGGGCGGCCATCTGCTGCCCACCCCCGACGGCCGGCTCTACGGCATCGACCACGGCGTCACCTTCAACACCGAGAACAAGCTGCGCACCCTGCTGTGGGGCTGGGCCGGCGAGCCGCTGACCACCGAGGCCGTCGACGTCCTCGAGGGGCTGCGGGGAGCCCTCGCCGGGCCGCTGGGCGAGCGGCTGACCGGACTGATCACCCCGGCCGAGATCGACGCCACACACGCGCGTGTCGACGGATTGCTCACCGCGGGGGTGCATCCCGAGCCGAACGGGGAGTGGCCGGCCATCCCGTGGCCACCCGTGTGAGCACACCGGCCGTGAATGTACAAGACCGCCTAATCGGCCCTCGGTCCTGATCCCGTTCGTATACGCGGCTCTTGGCCGGTTAGGCTCATGTACATGCATGCCTGGCCCGCTTCCGAGGTCCCCGCCCTGCCTGGTCAGGGCCGCGACCTGAGGATCCACGACACCGCGACCGGCGGCCTCGTCACCCTCGACCCCGGTCCCGTCGCCCGTATCTACGTCTGCGGCATCACGCCGTACGACGCGACCCACCTGGGTCACGCGGCGACCTACAACGCGTTCGACCTCGTGCAGCGCGTGTGGCTCGACACCAAGCGGCAGGTCCAGTACGTCCAGAACGTCACCGATGTCGACGATCCGCTGCTGGCGCGTGCGGAACGGGACGGCGTCGACTGGGTCGCCCTCGCCGAGAAGGAGACGGCCCTCTTCCGCGAGGACATGACCGCCCTCAGGATGCTCCCGCCGCAGCACTACATAGGCGCCGTCGAGGCGATACCCGGCATCGTCCCGCTCGTGGAGCGGCTGCGGGAACTCGGCGCGGCCTACGAGCTGGAGGGCGACATCTACTTCTCCGTCGAGTCCGACCCGAACTTCGGCAAGGTCTCGAACCTCGACGCGGCCGCCATGCGGCTGCTGTCCGCCGAGCGCGGCGGCGACCCGGACCGCCCGGGCAAGAAGAACCCGCTCGACCCGATGCTGTGGATGGCCGCCCGCGAGGGCGAGCCCAGCTGGGACGGCGGCTCCCTCGGCCGGGGCCGGCCCGGCTGGCACATCGAGTGCGTGGCCATCGCCCTCGACCACTTCGGCATGGGCTTCGACGTCCAGGGCGGCGGCTCCGACCTCGCCTTCCCGCACCACGAGATGGGCGCCTCGCACGCCCAGGTGCTCACCGGCGAGTTCCCCATGGCCAAGGCGTACGTCCACGCCGGCATGGTCGCCCTGCACGGCGAGAAGATGTCCAAGTCCAAGGGCAACCTCGTCTTCGTCTCCAGGCTCCGCCGCGACGGCGTCGACCCCGCCGCCATCCGCCTGGCCCTCCTCTCCCACCACTACCGCGCCGACTGGGAGTGGACCGACCAGGTCCTCCAGGACGCCGTGGCCCGCCTCGCCCACTGGCGCTCGGCCGTCTCCCGCCCCGACGGCCCGTCCGCCGACGTACTGGTGGAGGAGATCCGCGAGGCGTTGGCGAACGACCTGGACGCCCCCGCCGCCCTCGCCGCGGTGGACCGCTGGGCGGCCAGGCAGGAGCAGGAGGGCGGTACCGACACGGGCGCGCCGGGCGTCGTCACACGTGCCGTGGACGCGCTGCTGGGCGTGGCCCTGTAGCGCATCGCATCGGCGATGAAAAGCGACAAAAAGAAGGGGCGGTTCCCGGCACGGGAACCGCCCCTTCGTCGACCCTCACTCCTCCGAGCCGTCCTCGTCCTCCTTGGCACCGCCGGAGGAAGGACGCGGCTTGCCCCCCGGAGGGCCCACGTCACGGCGCCGCAGATACCGCTCGAACTCGCGGGCGATCGCCTCGCCCGACGCCTCCGGCAGCTCCGCGGTGTCCCGGGCCTCCTCCAGCGTCTGGACGTACTCGGCGACCTCGCTGTCCTCCGCGGCCAGCTGGTCCACGCCCACCTGCCAGGCACGCGCGTCCTCGGGCAGCTCGCCCTGCGGGATGCGCACGTCCAGCAGGTCCTCGAGGCGGTTGAGCAGCGCCAGCGTGGCCTTGGGGTTGGGCGGCTGGGAGACGTAGTGCGGTACGGCCGCCCACAGCGACACCGCCGGGACGCCCGCGTGCGTGCAGGCCTCCTGCAGGACGCCGACGATGCCCGTCGGGCCCTCGTACTTGGTCTCCTCCAGATCCATCCGCTGGGCCAGGTCCGGGTCCGAGGTGACCCCGCTGACCGGCACCGGCCGCGTGTGCGGGGTGTCACCGAGCAGGGCGCCCAGGATGACCACCAGCTCCACGCCCAGTTCGTGCGCGAAGCCGAGCAGCTCGTTGCAGAACGAGCGCCAGCGCATGGACGGTTCGATGCCGCGGACCAGGACCAGGTCGCGCGGCTTCTCGCCGCCGACCCGCACCACCGACAACCTCGTCGTCGGCCAGGTGATCTTGCGCACTCCGCCGTCCATGAACACCGTGGGGCGGTTCACCTGGAAGTCGTAGTAGTCCTCGGCGTCCAGCGCCGCGAACACCTCGCCCTTCCACTCGCGTTCCAGATGCGCGACCGCCGTGGAGGCGGCGTCGCCGGCATCGTTCCAGCCCTCGAACGCGGCCACCATGACTGGGTCGATCAGCTCGGGAACTCCCTCCAGCTCGATCACCCAGTGCCTCCTTCCGACGTGCCCTCGCTTGACTCACCAACCTTACGGCGTCCGGCGGGGGCGCCCGCAGCCCCCTTGCGTGGGGGAGTGACCGGATCACTGCCCCGTTCACCACCGTGGAACACCCCGCGTCAACCCGGAGTCCGGACTGTTGTGTACGGGCGTTTCACAGGGTGCTGCGCAGCCACTGCTCCACGCTCGCGATGTGCACGGTCGCCCAGGAGCGGGCTGCCTCCGCGTCCCGGTCGCGCAGTGCGGCCAGGATCGCCCGGTGCTCGCGCAGGGTGCGGCCGACGGCGTCCTCCTGGGTGAGACCCCGCCAGATCCGGGCCCGCGTGGTCGGCCCCGACAGGCCGTCCAGCAGCGAGCACAGCACCGAGTTGCCGGCGCCGCGCACGATGCCGCGATGGAACTCCAGGTCGGCGGCGACCAGCTCCTCCACCGAGGGGTCCT
Above is a genomic segment from Streptomyces fodineus containing:
- a CDS encoding SCO1664 family protein, encoding MSAPERIPPRSVTPTETGAGSATAELLARGELTVRGRIREASNAALFCTLALDGREASCIYKPVAGERPLWDFPDGTLAGREVAAYEVSEATGWGLVPPTVLRDGPYGEGMCQLWIDVQAETELLALVEGEEPEPGWKAIGLAEVGEGRTALLVHADDERLRRLAVLDAVINNADRKGGHLLPTPDGRLYGIDHGVTFNTENKLRTLLWGWAGEPLTTEAVDVLEGLRGALAGPLGERLTGLITPAEIDATHARVDGLLTAGVHPEPNGEWPAIPWPPV
- the mshC gene encoding cysteine--1-D-myo-inosityl 2-amino-2-deoxy-alpha-D-glucopyranoside ligase, with translation MHAWPASEVPALPGQGRDLRIHDTATGGLVTLDPGPVARIYVCGITPYDATHLGHAATYNAFDLVQRVWLDTKRQVQYVQNVTDVDDPLLARAERDGVDWVALAEKETALFREDMTALRMLPPQHYIGAVEAIPGIVPLVERLRELGAAYELEGDIYFSVESDPNFGKVSNLDAAAMRLLSAERGGDPDRPGKKNPLDPMLWMAAREGEPSWDGGSLGRGRPGWHIECVAIALDHFGMGFDVQGGGSDLAFPHHEMGASHAQVLTGEFPMAKAYVHAGMVALHGEKMSKSKGNLVFVSRLRRDGVDPAAIRLALLSHHYRADWEWTDQVLQDAVARLAHWRSAVSRPDGPSADVLVEEIREALANDLDAPAALAAVDRWAARQEQEGGTDTGAPGVVTRAVDALLGVAL
- a CDS encoding PAC2 family protein — translated: MIELEGVPELIDPVMVAAFEGWNDAGDAASTAVAHLEREWKGEVFAALDAEDYYDFQVNRPTVFMDGGVRKITWPTTRLSVVRVGGEKPRDLVLVRGIEPSMRWRSFCNELLGFAHELGVELVVILGALLGDTPHTRPVPVSGVTSDPDLAQRMDLEETKYEGPTGIVGVLQEACTHAGVPAVSLWAAVPHYVSQPPNPKATLALLNRLEDLLDVRIPQGELPEDARAWQVGVDQLAAEDSEVAEYVQTLEEARDTAELPEASGEAIAREFERYLRRRDVGPPGGKPRPSSGGAKEDEDGSEE